From one Chryseobacterium sp. 3008163 genomic stretch:
- a CDS encoding class I SAM-dependent methyltransferase: MEAFDKRSHWENIYQNKPLETVSWYQPDPETSLKFIRQLNLATSAKIIDVGGGDSFLVDHLLELGYEDITVLDISHTAIERAKARLGSKADKVQWITADILDFRPTEQYDFWHDRAAFHFLTEEKGVDHYIETTENAVSRNGMMVIGTFSKLGPKKCSGIDIKQYSEQTMTDRFEKYFEVIECFSVDHKTPFETIQNFVFCSFKRKNTISDNP, translated from the coding sequence ATGGAAGCATTCGACAAAAGATCGCATTGGGAAAACATTTACCAAAATAAACCTTTGGAAACAGTAAGCTGGTATCAGCCTGATCCCGAGACCTCTTTAAAATTCATCCGCCAGCTCAATCTGGCCACGTCCGCTAAGATCATTGATGTTGGCGGAGGCGACAGTTTTCTTGTGGATCATTTGCTTGAGTTAGGGTATGAAGATATAACAGTGCTTGACATTTCCCATACAGCAATAGAACGGGCAAAAGCAAGGCTAGGAAGCAAAGCTGATAAAGTACAATGGATCACCGCAGATATTTTGGATTTCAGACCAACAGAGCAATACGATTTTTGGCACGACAGAGCCGCCTTTCATTTTTTGACCGAAGAAAAAGGTGTGGATCATTATATAGAAACTACAGAAAATGCGGTCTCCAGAAATGGAATGATGGTAATCGGTACCTTTTCGAAGCTCGGACCAAAAAAATGCAGCGGTATCGATATTAAACAATATTCAGAACAGACAATGACAGATCGGTTTGAGAAATATTTTGAAGTGATTGAGTGTTTTTCTGTTGATCATAAAACACCTTTTGAAACCATTCAGAATTTTGTATTCTGCAGCTTCAAAAGGAAAAACACCATTTCTGATAATCCTTAA
- a CDS encoding protein-tyrosine-phosphatase, whose translation MNETISNIIESISINSITEERKTVLQPLADYIQSKSEADKTVRLNFICTHNSRRSHLSQIWAQTMAYHFNIKNAFCYSGGTEATTMFPKVTETLENQGFQIQMLSDNENPVYAVKYAENEAPIICFSKEYSNDFNPKKEFGAIMTCDNADEGCPLVIGAEARFPIKYDDPKASDNTPEQTQIYAERSLQIATEMFYVFSQVKK comes from the coding sequence ATGAACGAGACCATTTCAAATATCATAGAATCAATTTCTATAAACTCTATTACAGAGGAAAGAAAAACTGTTTTGCAGCCATTAGCAGATTACATCCAAAGTAAATCGGAAGCAGATAAGACAGTCAGACTGAATTTTATCTGTACACACAACAGCCGAAGAAGTCATCTGTCACAGATCTGGGCGCAAACAATGGCTTATCATTTTAATATTAAAAACGCATTCTGCTATTCCGGAGGAACAGAAGCTACCACAATGTTTCCAAAAGTGACTGAAACATTGGAAAATCAAGGGTTTCAGATTCAGATGCTGAGCGACAATGAGAATCCTGTCTATGCTGTAAAGTATGCAGAAAATGAAGCTCCTATCATCTGCTTTTCGAAAGAATACAGCAATGATTTTAATCCCAAAAAAGAATTTGGTGCGATTATGACCTGCGACAATGCTGATGAAGGTTGTCCTTTGGTTATAGGAGCAGAAGCAAGATTTCCTATCAAATATGATGATCCCAAAGCCTCAGACAACACGCCGGAACAGACGCAGATCTATGCTGAGAGAAGTTTGCAGATCGCCACAGAGATGTTTTATGTTTTCTCACAGGTA